CCGCGCTGTGGCGCACCGCAAGGATACCGCCGCTGCGCGTTAAGCTGGTGCATTCGCTGGAGATGTTTCCGGCCGGATGGGCGGGGGATGTTTTGGCGCGCACCCAGAGGGCGCCGCATGCGCTCACCGCTTTTGGAACCTACGCCGTCATTTGGAATACCTGGCCGCTTTTGGACCGCTTCTACCGCGGCGTCCTGCGGCGGGCGGCGGCGGTGTACCCCATCTCGCACGGCACGGAAGCGAAATTGTGGGAAGCCTACCCGGAGGATCTTGCCGGGACCGTCGTGCGGACCGTCCTGTGCGGATCCCGCGCGGCGGAGCAGGTTCCGGCCGGCTTGGCGCGGGACCGGCGGCCGCCCCCCGCGCCGGTCGTCCTCTCCGTGGGCATGGTCAAGCCGCGCAAGGGGTACCATATCAGCCTGAGCGCGTTCGGCCGCCTGCAGAAACGTTTTCCGCAAGCGGCGTACCACATCGTCGGGCGGCCGGACCCGGCCTACCGGGCGCATTTGGACGGCATCGTCCGCCGCGAAAAACTGCACGGCGTCCGGTTCCACGGCACGGTGGATCCCGCCGAGCTGGACCGCCTGTACCGGTCCGCGTCGGTGTTCCTCCTGCTTTCGCAGGAAGTGGACCGGCATTTTGAGGGTTTCGGACTCGTGTTTCTCGAGGCCGGCGCCTACGGACTGCCTTCGGTCGGGTCCCGCAGCGGAGGAATCCCGGACGTCGTAATCGACGGCGATACGGGGTTTGTGGTGGATCCCACGGATGCGGAAGAGGCCGGCCGCGCCTTGATCCGCCTGGCGGAGAATCCCTCGCTTTCCGCGCGGATGGGGATGGCCGGCCGGGAGCGGGCCGAACACCTCAGCTGGGACCGGTACGCGGCGGAACAATGGGACCAGTACCGGCGGCTGTTGGGCGTTTGAAGAATCGGGTTTTCCAATGTCGTTCGGAGGAGCTCCGGAGGGGAGACGAGGAATCGGGGGCGGATTCGGAAAAGCTGAGTTTCCAAAGCCATTCATCGCCGGTTTCCCGCCCTCGCCGGCGGCTCGGGCTCGGAAACACACCGGCGGATAGGAACTTGCGTTGACGGAAAATTCCCGCATCCGGGTTGCATTTGTCATCCCCCTCCTCCGCGGCCGCGGGGGCTGGCCGACGGCGGCCCTCGGCATCCTGCGCTCGCTGGAATCGCGGGTGGAACCGATCCTGGTCGTCGCGCGGGCGGATGGAGAAGCGGCGCGTTCCTTGTTTCCGCGGGCCGAAATCGCCGCCCTGCCGGAAATCCAACCGAACGTGGCCGGATCGCTGCGCACGTGGGCGCACATGCTGCCGACCCTGGCCGCGTTGCGGACTCTCCCGCCGCTGCGAGTCCGGCTGGTTCACTCGCTGGAATTGTTCCCGACTGGTTGGATCGGGGATCGGATCGCCCGGCGCGAATGCGTTCCGCACGCGGTCACAACCTTCGGGACTTACGGCGTGGTCTGGCGCCGCTGGGCGATTCCGAGGCGGATCTGCGACGGGATCATCCGCCGGGCGGCGTGCCTGTGCCCGATGTCCACCGGAACCGCGGAGAGAATGCGCGCGGCCTTCCCCGGCGCGATGGCCGCCGCCAAGGTCCGGGTTGTCCTGCACGGATCGGATTTCGCCGCGCGCATACCCCGCGAAACCGCCGAACGAAAAAAATTTTCCCCCGATCCGACGGTGATCTCGGTCGGGGGAATCAAGCCGCGCAAGGGGTATCATGTCTGCCTGCAGGCCTTCGGCATTCTGCAGCGCCGGTTTCCCGGCGCGCGGTTCCTGTTGGCGGGCGGCGGAGTCGGGAACCGCTACCAGCGGGAGCTGGAAGCTCTCATCCGCCGCGAAGGAATCCGCAACGTCGAGTTCCTCGGTCCGCTGACCTGGGAACAGCTGGATCCGCATTACCGCGCGGCGGACATGCTGGCGATGACCTCGCAGGACGAGGGCGACCATTTTGAGGGCTTCGTGTTCGTGTTCCTCGAGGCCGGCGCGTACGGCCTGCCGGTCGTCGGCACCCGCAGCGGCGGAATTCCGGACGCGGTGGTGGACGGCGAGACGGGGTACCTCCTGCCGGCGGACGACGTGGAGGGGGTCGCCCGGGCGATGATTGCGCTTGCGGAGAATCCGGAGCTCTCGCGTAAAATGGGATTGGCCGGACGCGCCCGGGCCGAAACCCTGACCTGGGAGCGTTATGCCGCCGAGCAGTTCGAAATCTACCGGTCGATGCAGGGGAGCGCATGAGGATCGCTTACCTGAGTTCCGCGGACGTGCCTTCGCCCTCGGCCAACAGCCTGCAGGTGATGAAGATGTGCCAGGCTTTCGTCCGGGAAGGCCACGAGGTGCATCTGATTCTCCCGCCGGCGGAAAGGGGATCCGCCGAATCCGGCGGCGGCCCGCTTTCCGATCGGGAGGCGGCTCAGTATGGGTTGACCGTCCGCTTTCCCGTCCGCCGGGTGAGATTGCTGCCGCTCCTGGGGCGCCGCGGGCTGGCCTGGGCCGAAGCGGACGAGGCCGCGCGGATCGTCCCCAACCTGGTATACACCCGCGGGATCGACATCGCCTGGGCGGTCGCCCAGCACGGCTTTCCCGTGATGCTCGAAGTGCATCACGAGCCGACCGGACGGCTCGGACCGCTTTACTTCCGCCAAATTCTGGGCAGGCGCAACCTGCGCCTGGCGGTGATCAGCCGGGCGCTGGAGGAGAATCTTCGCCGGGCGTATCCCGCCCTGTGCAGCCGGGAGATGCTCGTCGCGCCCGACGCCGTCGATGGCGAACAGTACCGCAATCCGCCGGCACCGGCACGGGCGCGCGCGCGGTTGAAACTTCCGGCCGCACGTTTCACGGCCGGGTATTTCGGCAGTCTGGTGGCCGGGCGCGGCGTGGAGTTGATCTGCGAGATGGCGCGGCGCTCCCCGACCGCGCAATTCTTGATCCTGGGCGGGCATCCGCAGGAGGTGGCGGACTGGAAGGTGCGCGCGGCCGGAGTAAACAACGTGCGCTGGCTGGGCCACGTTCCGAACGCCGAAATCCCGCTGTACCAGGCGGCCTGCGACGTACTGCTGATGCCCTACCAGCGGGAAGTGACTGTCCGCGGCCGGGGCGACACCGCCGCGATCATGAGCCCGATGAAGTTGTACGAATACATGGCGGCCGGCCGGGCGATTCTCTCCAGCGACCTGCCCGCCCTGCGGGTGATGCTGAACGAGAACAACAGCCTGTTGCTGCCGCCGGAAGACCCGGCGGCCTGGGCGGAGGCTCTGGCAAAAATCCGCCAGAATCCGAACCGCCGGAAGCGAATCGCGGCCCGCGCCCGGGCGGACGTGCGCGAATGCACCTGGCGGAACCGCGTAAAACGGATCCTGGAATTCATCGCCGCCAACCATGGATAAACTGGTGTATATCGCCCGTTCCCGGATTCCCTCCAACCGGGCCAACTGCGTGCAGACCTTGAAGATGTGTTCCGGATTCGCGGCCCATCTGCCGGTGGAGCTGATCGCCCCCTACTACCCGGAGGATGCGCGCCGGAAGGAAACCCTGGCCGAGCGGTTCGCCCTGCCGCGCCCGTTCGACGTGACCTGGGTCCGCTTCCCGCATTGGGGGAATCGCTTCGCGGTGCGCGGATACGCACTGGCGGCGGCCTGGCATGCGCGCCGGCGCCGCGCCGGGCTGGCCTATTCGCGCGAGCCGTGGTCCGCTTATCATTTGGCGCGCGCCGGAGTCGGGGTGGGATTCGAAGCCCACCATCTCGAGGAGGACCGGCGCTATCCGGTTTGGAAAAAGCTGGTTGCGGATCCCGCCTTGTCGCCCGCCCTGCGCGGCATCTTCTGCATTTCCAAATCCCTGATCGAGGACTACGCCGCCGCCGGCGCGCGCCGCAATCTGCTGCATTGGGCGCCGGACGGCGTGGACCTCCAGCGGTTCGAGCCTTCCATCGGACGCGCGGAAGCCCGCCAAAAATTGGGGCTTCCCGCCGCGGCGAAGATCATCTGCCACGCGGGGCACCTTTATCCGGGGCGCGGGGCCGAGGAGGCCGTCGAGGCGGTGGGTGCGATCCCGGAATCCGTGCTCCTGATGGCGGGGGGGAATCCCGGGGATATCGAACGAGTCCGCGCCTTTTCCGACGGGCGCGGAATGGCCGAACGGGTGCGCTTCGCGGGCACGGTGCCGAACGGGAAAATCCCGCTCTACCTGTGGGCGGCGGACGTCCTAATCATGCCTTACACCTCGCGCACTGAGACGGTGGGCGCCATGTCTCCGCTGAAGATGTTCGAATACATGGCGGCCGGCCGGCCGATCGTGGCCACCGATTTTCCGGCCGTGCGCGAGGTGCTGCGCGACGGGGAGAACGCGCTGCTGGTTTCTCCCGACAGCGCGGAATCCCTGGCGCGGGGAATCCGGCGCTCGCTCGAAGATCCGGCGCTCGCGGAATCCATCTCCCGCCGGGCGCGGGAGGATGTCCGCGCCTTCACTTGGGAACTCCGGGCGGAGCGAATCCTGGAAATTCTGGAGAAGCCATGACGGGTGCGTTGGGTACCGATGCGGCGACATGGGCCGGGATCGCCTTTCTGTCGCTCCTTTCCGGGGCGATCTTCCTAGCGTGGTTCTTTTGCTTTTCGGGCAGGTCGACCGGCTTGGTATACGCCCTGGTCGCGGCGCAGGCGGCGTTTATCGGACAGGTGCTCGGTTGCATGCTGGTGTTGGGGTGGCTCGGCATCCTCCGACCGATTCCGCTGGCCGCGGTAAACGCGCTCGTCACGGCCGGAATCTGCCTGCTGGGCGTGCGTCCGCGCTGGCAGGCCGTGCGGGAACAGAACCGGACCCACCTTTCCCGGCTGCGGAAGGTCCGGATTCCCGTCTGGGTCGCCTTGCTCGGCGCATTGATGCTGGTCGTGATCGCCCGCAACGTTTTCTGGGGCTGGTTCCTGCCTCCGTACATGCGCGACGATGTCGCCTACCATCTTTCGATCATGGGCAACATTCTGCAAAGCGGCGCGATCCGTTTCTTCCCCAGCCCGGCGGAGCGCATCAGCTACTTCCCGATCAATTCGGAATTGTTCCAGGGTTGGCAGGTCATCTTTTTGGGATCGGACAAGCTGGCCGACCTGGCGTTTCTGCCCACCATTCTGGCCGGAGGCCTTGCGCTGTACGGGCTCTGCCGGCGATTCGGATTTTCGCGGCGGGCTTCGGTCGCGGGGTGGGCGGTGTTCGCCTTCACGCCGCTGGTCTTTCTCCAGCAGGTCGGATCGTACAACGACGCCTGGATGGCGGCTGTGTTCCTGTGCGGGGTTTACCTGGCGCTGGCGCCGGTTCCTCCGGGCGACGCGGCGGGAACCGGCAGGACGGCGGTCCTGGCGGGAATTTGCGCCGGCGTCATACTGGGGACGAAATTTTCGGGCGTCCTCAGCAGCCTGGCGGTCTTGGCGCTCATGGTGCATGGATTGATCCGCCTTCCGCGGTTCGCAGAGGATGGCGGACGCATAACGCCGATTCGAAGGCGGGCCGGTCCGTTGCTGATGTCGGCGGCGGTTTTCGGGTTGTGCGCGGCCGCCTACGGCGGCTGGCCGCTCCTTCGCAATGCGGTTTACGCGGGCAATCCGCTCGCCCCGGTGGAAGTCAAGATCGGATCGCAGGTGATCTGGCCGGGGAAGGCGGAAGATGCTTTCCTGGCGATCGGTTCCGAAGACCTCATCCGGGATACGGAGAATAGCTGGGACCTCGCTTATCAAATCTGGTTCGAACGCTCCCGGATGATCTTCGATTGGAACAACGGGGGAACAGGGCCGATCTGGTTGTTCCTCGGCCTGCCCGGCGCGGCCCTCTGGCTGTGGGCGGCGCTGCGCAGACGCGACGGCGCCGCCTTGCTCGTCGGAATCCTGTGCCTCGGGATCCTGATCTTCACCCCGGCGCAGTGGCGGCCGCGCTACGTGCTGCCGCTGATGCTGTTGTGCGGACTGGGAGGGGCGCTGCTGTACGAATCCCTGGGGGCCTGGCCGCGGCGAATTCTATCCGGGATGCTGGCCCTGGCGGCGGCGTTCGTCGTCGCGGCCGCGCTGCGGCCGGCGCCGCTCGAGCCCGACAAGGCGGCCACGCTGGTTTTCCTCAGCGACGACGCGGCGCGCAGCGCGGCCGGCGCGCATCCAAACAACGAATTGTATGGGTGGGTGGATGCGCGCACGTCCGGAGCGCCCGCCGTGATCGCCTACGGCCGATGGGTGGACGCCTATCCGCTCTTCGGTTCGGACCTGCGCAACACCGTGCTTTCTTTCCTCGCCGACGATGCGGAAGAATGGGATCGGCTTCTCAGAGAAAACGATGTGGATCTTGCGGTGGTCGCCAGCGGCTCGTCGGAAGAGGAGTGGATGAAGTCCGCCGGGGAGTACAGGGAGGTTTTCCGGTATGAAACCTGGATCGTTTATGCGCGGCAATAAGGTGAGCGGATTCCGGCTCGGGCGGATTGCCGGCTGGATCTTCCTGGCGGCCGTCGGCGCCCTTGCGGCCCTGTATTTTCTCGATCCGACGCGCCGCGCCGCACTAACCGGGACCGCCGGATGGTTCCTGCGGGCGCTCCGATTCCTGCTCGGAAAGTGAGCCAGCGGATGCCGAAGGAGGCCGAGCCCCGGCCGCAAAAGATCCTGTTCCTGATTCCCACCCTGGCTTCGGGCGGAACCGAACGCCAGGCGGCCGAGCTCGTTCGGCGCCTGGACCGCGAGCGATTCGAGCCGCTGGTGGCGGTTATGTACGGATTGGACCGCGTTCCGGCGGAAATTTCCGTCGGCGGCGCGCGGCTCCTCAGCCTGCGCAAACCGCTCGGCAAGCTGGGAAATCTGGTGGCGCTGTTCCGTTTGTGGCGGCTGATCCTGTGCGAACGCCCGGCCGTGGTGCAGTCCTTCCTGCGGCATGCGGATCTTTACGCCCGGATCGCCGGCGGCCTGGCCCTCCAGCGCCGGATCGTCACCTCCCTGCGCACGCGGATCGGCGGGTTTTGGAGCAAGCCCTGGCAGTGGACCGAGCGGATCCTGTGGAGGTTGAGCGCGCGGATCGTCTCCAATTCGGTGGCGGCGGCCCGCGAGGCGGAATCCCTGCTCGGCATCCCCGCGTCGCGGCTGGCCGTCATTCCCAACGGGGTCGACCTGGAGCGTTTTCATCCCGGGTTGGATTGGCGCGCGCCGCGCGCGGCGTTCGGGCTCTCGCCTTCGGACTTGGTCTTCGGCATGGTCGCCCGCTACTCGCCGGTGAAGGATCACGCCACCCTGCTCACCGCCGTGGCGCAGATGCGCAACTCCGGCTACTGGCCGGAATACGCACGGCTGTTCCTGGTCGGCGGAACCACCTTCGCCGATTCCCGCCGCGGCGTGGAGGATCGGATTCGGGAACTCGGTCTGGAATCCGTCGTCCTGCCGATGGGAGTGCTCGCCGACGTGGAACGCGCCTACGCCGCGCTGGATTGGCTGATCCTGCCATCGCGTTTTGAAGGCTTCCCCAATTCGGTCCTCGAGGCGATGGCGTGCGGGAAGCCGGCGATCGTCTCCGACGCCGCGAATGCGGAGGGAATCGTGGCCGAGGGGGAGACCGGATGGGAATTCCCGGCCGGCGACGCGCTGGCGCTGGCCGCCTGCCTGCGCCGGGCGATCGGCACTCCGCCGGAGCAGCGGGTGGCGATGGGGCGGGCGGCGCGCACCTTCGTCGAAGGCCGGTACTCCACGCGCCTGATGGTCCGAAAATTCGAATCGCTGTACGAAGAGCTGGCCGAACGCCGATGAGCGGGCGGATTCGGGTCGCCTTCGTGCACGATGCGTATCCGGAGTACCGCCGGCCGCTCTTCGCCCGCCTGGCGGAGCACTGCGATCTGCGCTGCTTCTTCATCAATCAGGATCCCGCCGAGCTTCCGCCGCGCTCCGTCTCGGTCCGCGGATACCGCATCCCGCAGATGTCGGACCTCGTCGTTGCGCCCTCGCTCGGCGGGCGGATTCTCGCTGAGCACCGGCGCGAACCGTTCGATGTCGTCCTGTGCCCGGAGCCGTCGTATTCCTCGGCGATCGCGGCGGGCGGCGCCGCGCGGCGGATGCGGATTCCGTACGTCGTGTTCAGCGGCGAATGGTATACGGCGCGCCATCCGCGGAGGATCCTGACGCATTGTCTGGAACGCTCGCTGGTCCGCGGCGCGGCCTTCTGCCTGGCGTACGGCACCCGCGCTTGGCGGCGCTTGGCCGGGATGGGAGTCGATCCCGAACGCATCCTGATCACCGGAAACGCCAGCCCGTACCAATTTACGCAGGCCTCCGCGGCGGAGGTCCGCCAAATCCGCCGGCGGTGGCAGATCGGCCCGGTCCCGGTCCTCCTGTTCCTGGGCCGCTTGCTTGCCTTCAAGGCGCCGGAGATCCTGGTAGACGCGTTCGCCATCCTGCGCAAAGAATGCCCGTCGTTCCTTGTAATCGCCGGCGACGGACCGCAATTGGGTGCCCTCCACCGGCGGGTGTTGCGGCACGGATTGAAGGACGTTCTGTTTACCGGGGCCGAGGTCCGCGGAGACGCGGAGAAGAATCTGCTGTACTCGCTGGCCGACGTGTTTGTTCTGCCCTCGCGCAAGGGGCGGATCGCGGAACCGTGGGGGTTGGTGTTGAACGAGGCGGCTTCGGCGGGGCTTCCGATCGTGACCACCGACGGTGTGGGCGCGGTGGGGGACCTGATCCGCGACGGGGAGACCGGCCGCGTGGCGGCGCAGGGGGACGCGCGGGCGCTGGCCGGAGCGGTGGTGGAATTCCTACGCTCGCCCGAAACCGCGCGCGCCTGCGGCGTGCGGGCCCGCGCCCGGACCGCACAATTCACAATCGAACGCATGGCCGGCGCATTTGTGAGCGCCTTTGAACGGGCGGCCGGAGGCGGGCGGTGAGCAAACCGCGGGTGGCGATGGTGTCGCTGTCCCCGCTGGCGACCGGCGGGATCGAGACTCACCTGTTGCAGATCTTCCACGGCCTCGGCCGGGAATTCGATTTCCGCGTAATCGGAACCGTCGCGGAGCCGTTTCCGACGCTGGCCGGAGGTGCGGGGGTGAAATGCGTCCCGCTTCCGGCCGCCGGGAAGCTCGACCCGAGAGGGCTGTTGCGGTTGTGGAAGGAATTCCATGCGCAGAAGATCGACCTGGTACACACCCACGACACCCGCGGCGGATGGCTGGGCCGCCTGGCGGCCCGCTTGGCGGGAATCCCGGCCATTCATACGGTGCATACCCCGTCCTTTTTCCTTCCCCCAAACCCCCTGGCGGTTTTCGCTTACCGCCAGGCGGAGCGCGTGCTCAACAACCGCTTCAGCGACGAGGTCATCTTTGTTTCGAAAACGATCCGCAAGATGTATTTGGACGGGCGGCTGGCGGCGGCCGAAAAATCCAGCCACGTGGCGAACGGCCTGGAGGCGGAATGGTTTTCCTCCGCCCAGCATATCCTGCGTCCGGGCGCGGAGATCCGCTATTTGTACGTCGGCCGAATGGCGCGCGAAAAGGGGATGGAAAACTTGGCGGCCGCCTTCGGGACCGTCGCAAAGAAAGTCCGCGGCGCGCGGCTGCTGATCGCGGGGGAAGGGCCGAAGCGGGCGGACCTGGTCCGGGCTGCCGAAAGCGGCGGGTGGAGGGCGAATCTGGAACTGCTCGGATTGCTCCTGCGCGCGAAAGCCCGCGAAGCGATGCGCGCCGCCGACGTTTTTGTGCTGCCCTCGGATTTCGAAAGCTTCTCCTACACCTTGCTCGAGGCCATGGCCAGCGGATTGCCGTGCATCGCCGCCGATGTGGGCGGCAACCGGGATCTGGTTGAGCCGGAACGAACCGGCCTGTTGGTGCCCCGCGGCGATCCGTACCGCCTGGCGGAAGCCATGATCCGTTTGTCTGATAATCCGGAAATGCGGATTGCGATGGGGCGGGAAGGCGCGTTGCGGGCGCAGGAGTATACTTTGGAACGGATGATCGACGGAACGCGTTCGGTCTATCGAGCGGTGTTGGATCGGCGTTCCACCGGAGGAACCTCCACCTGATGACCATGGCCGGATTCCGACCGCCGTTTTTCCTGGTCCTCTCCCTTTTCCTCGCTGGGGCGGGGGCTCTGGCGGTGGCCTGCTTCGGCTGGGAGGGCTTCGGGGCGCCGCTCCTGGCCTTGCTCGCGGCCGGCGGGGCGGCCTTCGGCCTGGCGCTATTGGATTCGCCGGCCGAGGAGCGGCGCTTTGTGGCGCGGTTGTTCCTCGCGGCGCTCGGCGTCCGCCTGCTGGCGGCCGTCCTTTTCCGGATCGCCGTCGGCGGCGACGAATCCTACCTCTACTCGGATTCCAACAGCTACGACCGGGTGGCGTGGGTGCTGGCGCAGGCTTGGCGCTCTCCCGCCGCAGTCGGCGGGGTCGGTCCGGTCGATTTCATCCTGGACGACATGTATCCGCGATTGCTCGCCGGATTGTATTTCCTCCTCGGACGTGCCCAGCTCGCGGCGGTGGTCCTCAACACCGTGTTCGGCGCTTCGTCGGTCTATTTGGTATACCGCATCGGCATCCTGCTGCTGGATCCGGTGACGGCCCGCTGGGCCGGATGGCTGACGGCCTTCTACACCGGGTTTTGGCTGTGGGAAATGATGACGATGAAGGATGCGCTGTTCCTGTTTCTCATCCTGCTGTTCTTCCTGGGGCTCTACCGGGTATGGTCCGTCTTCACCCTCCCCGGCCGGTTCGGCCGGCGGATATTATCCTCAGCGGCATGGATCGCAGTGCTGGGGCTGATCTTCCTGGCCGCCGGGGAGCTGCGGGATTACATGCCGCCCATTTTGGCTTGCTCTGCCCTGCTTCTGCCGGTCCTTTTCTTTTTGCGGGGCGGCGGACCTTGGCGATGGGGGTTGGCTGTCGGATCGGCGGCCGCCGCCGTGCTCATCTTCGGACCCTGGATCTCATCCCGCAGCCTTCCGGGGGTGGCGCTGGGATCCGATTCGCTCCTCGGGCAAGCAACCGAGGTGCCCGACACGCGCACCGTAGGTGTTTTTCTGGATTGGATCATCGGCCATCCGTCCGGATTCGCGAGGTACATGTTCTTGGCGGCCGTTTCCACCGGGCTGGCCCCCTACGCCTGGCTGGTGCCGGGGTCGCTGCCCGAGGTTTCCCGGTTTGAAAACTACATGATCGCTTATCCTGGAATGTGGATGTGGTACGTTCTGATTCCGTTCGCGCTGTTCGGATTGGTGCAAACCGTGCGCCGCACCAAGGGGGAGATCGGACCGGTTGTGTTCTACGCGGCGGCCGTCTTCCTCATGGTTTCGGTCTTCATTCCGCGGGAACACCGCCACAGGGATATGATGATGCCCGTGGCGCTGCTCTTGGCGGCGTCCGGGCTGGTGCACGGCCGGAAATGGTGGGCGCTCGGCCTCGCCGTGTGGATTCCTTTGGTGGGCTTCATCGCTTGGAAGCTGAACAGCGCCGTTCCCATCCTGCTGGCCGCGGGCGCGGCGGCGGCCGGAGTGCTTTTCTGGCACGTCCGGATCCGGCGGCGGGAATCCCGGCTGATGAGGATCCAATAGGATGAAGATTCTTTTTGTCGCCCCCAAAATGCCGTGGCCGGCCACCGACGGCGCACGGATCGCCATCTACGAACTGGTCCGGCATCTCACGGCCCGCGGACACCGCGCGGCCCTGCTGGGATTCGGCCCGCCGGAAGCGGCCGACGAACTCCGGGCGCGGGCGGGTTTGATCTGGGCGAAGTCGGTCGGCCACGACACATCGACGAAGTACGCGAATGCGCTCGTGGGTCTGCTTTCGTCCATGCCCTACACCGCATCCAAGTACCGCTCCAGCGCCATGGCGGCGGAGATCCGCGAAGCGTTCCGCGAGGAGCGCTTCGATATCGTCCAGCTCGAAGGCACCCATATGGCCCATTACCTTGGGCTGGCTCAAGGACTCGGGGCCCACGCCGTCCTGCGCCTGCACAACGTCGAATCCGTTCTCGCCGCGCGCTTCGCCAAGACGGCCGTATTCCCGCTGAACCTGTACGTGGAGGACCAAGCCCGCCGGATGCGCTCGTTCGAACGTCGGGCGTGCCGCCAGGCCGATTTGTGCCTGGCGATCACCCAGGAGGATGCGGACCGGGTGATCCAACTCGCTCCGGAAGCCATCGTCTCCGTGTCGCCGGCCGGGGTGGATCTGAAGCGCTACTACCCCAAACCGATGAGCGAGGAGCCCCGCACCGTGGTCTTTGTGGGAGCGCTGGATTGGCCGCCAAACGCCGACGCGATCCGATGGTTCCGCGCCAAGGTGTGGTCGCGGATCGTGCAGGAGGAGCCCACCGCGCGCTGGCTGGTGGTGGGCAAATCGCCGACGGCGGACATCCTGCATTGGCCGGAGGAGGACCGCAACATCCA
Above is a window of Anaerolineales bacterium DNA encoding:
- a CDS encoding glycosyltransferase family 4 protein, translating into MPAVTSVKGNGKPRIAYLIPYLRGFRGWVTFVEGAIRSLQNFVEPVLIVSQGDRAAVREKFPRLEHHVLPTVQAEEWSGTAGSMLRRMVPALWRTARIPPLRVKLVHSLEMFPAGWAGDVLARTQRAPHALTAFGTYAVIWNTWPLLDRFYRGVLRRAAAVYPISHGTEAKLWEAYPEDLAGTVVRTVLCGSRAAEQVPAGLARDRRPPPAPVVLSVGMVKPRKGYHISLSAFGRLQKRFPQAAYHIVGRPDPAYRAHLDGIVRREKLHGVRFHGTVDPAELDRLYRSASVFLLLSQEVDRHFEGFGLVFLEAGAYGLPSVGSRSGGIPDVVIDGDTGFVVDPTDAEEAGRALIRLAENPSLSARMGMAGRERAEHLSWDRYAAEQWDQYRRLLGV
- a CDS encoding glycosyltransferase family 4 protein is translated as MTENSRIRVAFVIPLLRGRGGWPTAALGILRSLESRVEPILVVARADGEAARSLFPRAEIAALPEIQPNVAGSLRTWAHMLPTLAALRTLPPLRVRLVHSLELFPTGWIGDRIARRECVPHAVTTFGTYGVVWRRWAIPRRICDGIIRRAACLCPMSTGTAERMRAAFPGAMAAAKVRVVLHGSDFAARIPRETAERKKFSPDPTVISVGGIKPRKGYHVCLQAFGILQRRFPGARFLLAGGGVGNRYQRELEALIRREGIRNVEFLGPLTWEQLDPHYRAADMLAMTSQDEGDHFEGFVFVFLEAGAYGLPVVGTRSGGIPDAVVDGETGYLLPADDVEGVARAMIALAENPELSRKMGLAGRARAETLTWERYAAEQFEIYRSMQGSA
- a CDS encoding glycosyltransferase is translated as MRIAYLSSADVPSPSANSLQVMKMCQAFVREGHEVHLILPPAERGSAESGGGPLSDREAAQYGLTVRFPVRRVRLLPLLGRRGLAWAEADEAARIVPNLVYTRGIDIAWAVAQHGFPVMLEVHHEPTGRLGPLYFRQILGRRNLRLAVISRALEENLRRAYPALCSREMLVAPDAVDGEQYRNPPAPARARARLKLPAARFTAGYFGSLVAGRGVELICEMARRSPTAQFLILGGHPQEVADWKVRAAGVNNVRWLGHVPNAEIPLYQAACDVLLMPYQREVTVRGRGDTAAIMSPMKLYEYMAAGRAILSSDLPALRVMLNENNSLLLPPEDPAAWAEALAKIRQNPNRRKRIAARARADVRECTWRNRVKRILEFIAANHG
- a CDS encoding glycosyltransferase family 4 protein yields the protein MDKLVYIARSRIPSNRANCVQTLKMCSGFAAHLPVELIAPYYPEDARRKETLAERFALPRPFDVTWVRFPHWGNRFAVRGYALAAAWHARRRRAGLAYSREPWSAYHLARAGVGVGFEAHHLEEDRRYPVWKKLVADPALSPALRGIFCISKSLIEDYAAAGARRNLLHWAPDGVDLQRFEPSIGRAEARQKLGLPAAAKIICHAGHLYPGRGAEEAVEAVGAIPESVLLMAGGNPGDIERVRAFSDGRGMAERVRFAGTVPNGKIPLYLWAADVLIMPYTSRTETVGAMSPLKMFEYMAAGRPIVATDFPAVREVLRDGENALLVSPDSAESLARGIRRSLEDPALAESISRRAREDVRAFTWELRAERILEILEKP
- a CDS encoding glycosyltransferase, with product MPKEAEPRPQKILFLIPTLASGGTERQAAELVRRLDRERFEPLVAVMYGLDRVPAEISVGGARLLSLRKPLGKLGNLVALFRLWRLILCERPAVVQSFLRHADLYARIAGGLALQRRIVTSLRTRIGGFWSKPWQWTERILWRLSARIVSNSVAAAREAESLLGIPASRLAVIPNGVDLERFHPGLDWRAPRAAFGLSPSDLVFGMVARYSPVKDHATLLTAVAQMRNSGYWPEYARLFLVGGTTFADSRRGVEDRIRELGLESVVLPMGVLADVERAYAALDWLILPSRFEGFPNSVLEAMACGKPAIVSDAANAEGIVAEGETGWEFPAGDALALAACLRRAIGTPPEQRVAMGRAARTFVEGRYSTRLMVRKFESLYEELAERR
- a CDS encoding glycosyltransferase family 4 protein; this encodes MSGRIRVAFVHDAYPEYRRPLFARLAEHCDLRCFFINQDPAELPPRSVSVRGYRIPQMSDLVVAPSLGGRILAEHRREPFDVVLCPEPSYSSAIAAGGAARRMRIPYVVFSGEWYTARHPRRILTHCLERSLVRGAAFCLAYGTRAWRRLAGMGVDPERILITGNASPYQFTQASAAEVRQIRRRWQIGPVPVLLFLGRLLAFKAPEILVDAFAILRKECPSFLVIAGDGPQLGALHRRVLRHGLKDVLFTGAEVRGDAEKNLLYSLADVFVLPSRKGRIAEPWGLVLNEAASAGLPIVTTDGVGAVGDLIRDGETGRVAAQGDARALAGAVVEFLRSPETARACGVRARARTAQFTIERMAGAFVSAFERAAGGGR
- a CDS encoding glycosyltransferase — translated: MSKPRVAMVSLSPLATGGIETHLLQIFHGLGREFDFRVIGTVAEPFPTLAGGAGVKCVPLPAAGKLDPRGLLRLWKEFHAQKIDLVHTHDTRGGWLGRLAARLAGIPAIHTVHTPSFFLPPNPLAVFAYRQAERVLNNRFSDEVIFVSKTIRKMYLDGRLAAAEKSSHVANGLEAEWFSSAQHILRPGAEIRYLYVGRMAREKGMENLAAAFGTVAKKVRGARLLIAGEGPKRADLVRAAESGGWRANLELLGLLLRAKAREAMRAADVFVLPSDFESFSYTLLEAMASGLPCIAADVGGNRDLVEPERTGLLVPRGDPYRLAEAMIRLSDNPEMRIAMGREGALRAQEYTLERMIDGTRSVYRAVLDRRSTGGTST
- a CDS encoding glycosyltransferase, translating into MKILFVAPKMPWPATDGARIAIYELVRHLTARGHRAALLGFGPPEAADELRARAGLIWAKSVGHDTSTKYANALVGLLSSMPYTASKYRSSAMAAEIREAFREERFDIVQLEGTHMAHYLGLAQGLGAHAVLRLHNVESVLAARFAKTAVFPLNLYVEDQARRMRSFERRACRQADLCLAITQEDADRVIQLAPEAIVSVSPAGVDLKRYYPKPMSEEPRTVVFVGALDWPPNADAIRWFRAKVWSRIVQEEPTARWLVVGKSPTADILHWPEEDRNIQVTGYVDDVRPYLDRAAVVVVPLRSGGGMRLKILEAMAVGKPVVSTPMGAEGISAENGREIILAAPNRSFGVEVVRLLRDPAERKRIGKAARLWAEGYGWDRIAADLEGEYQALTGSRGP